The Pseudomonas bijieensis DNA window CTGATCACTGACTCACCCAACAAGATGAGGGTGAGCAAGCCTATGCGTTCAACCAAGTGTTCTGTATGGGCTGGCAGTGGCTTGAGTTTAGTCCAGAAAAATACAGGAAACAGAATATCGAGAATAATTCCAACATAAGCGACAAGGTAACGCACGGGCGGGTCAAAAATAACCGATGAGAGACTAATGACTGCGCTAATTAACAGGGCGAAGCCGAGCCTGGAGGAGAGCTCGCCGCGGGAATCGAATTTACTTATGGACGAAATGTACATGATGCTGATGATGGCACGTATGCCAAAATAGCAGGCAATAATAAGCGGGTAGTTCACTTCCAGGTCTTCCCCGATCCGTGCCGATAGCACAATGAGCAGGAGCATTATGAATAATGTTGCCAAACGGTGAATATTGCTGTCTGTATCAAACCTGTTGGAGTAAATCGTGTGACTGGACCAGATCCACCACAACGGTACAAAAAGCAGTAAGAATATCCATAATTGCTTATGTTCAAAGTGGCCTTCATGAACATGTCCGAGAGTATGCGTAACCTGGCCTATCGTAACAACGAAAGTCAGGTCGAAAAACAACTCCAACCATGTGGCGTGTCGATTTTTTTCATAATACTTCAAAGATTTCATTAGCTGCCGGCTCCGTGTACACCTCTTTAATGTAGAAGGAAGCTAACGCTGGTTTGCCCTCGGCTCTGGTGTGGGTGATGCCAGGCCGATGTGGCTATCTAGCGATTTCGTCCGCGCACTAACAGAAGCTCAATCATCTGACTCATCTCGTTGAACTCTGGGACCCCGTCATAGCGAAGCCCTTTAGCTCACGCAGCGACAACTGTTGATCAGGGGTTGCGTGAAGAGTGAAGTCGGGCGCGACAGTGCCGGCCGGCAGCGGACCCTGAACCAGGTCGCCATTGGTTTTTTGTGCATCATCGAACTCTAAAGTATTCATTGCTTGAACCTTGATAGATGGGTGGTTGGGACGTGCTCAGTGGGATACGACGTGCCCGGCGGGATAACTCCATCCACCATCAATGGGTTCAAAAAAAGACAACGCTGCCTCGATCTCAGCCTGAGCCTGAGTGATTTCGGCAGCGAAACGTTCACGTTCCGCATCAAGGAACACAAGAAGATCCGCCGTGTAATCGCGGAATTGGATTAGGCCAGGTTGGCAGGGGAATGGTCGGATTCGCTCTGGCTCACCAATG harbors:
- a CDS encoding low temperature requirement protein A; translation: MKSLKYYEKNRHATWLELFFDLTFVVTIGQVTHTLGHVHEGHFEHKQLWIFLLLFVPLWWIWSSHTIYSNRFDTDSNIHRLATLFIMLLLIVLSARIGEDLEVNYPLIIACYFGIRAIISIMYISSISKFDSRGELSSRLGFALLISAVISLSSVIFDPPVRYLVAYVGIILDILFPVFFWTKLKPLPAHTEHLVERIGLLTLILLGESVISLSGGLSNIQWDRYNVTAAITGFIMICSIWWIYFDSFYLLSKNHSSMSGHALIYSHLFLFMGLALLANLIRHAILNDIAMRDFQIMSIIGMALFFLGKQYGYFIAVSRIRKYILQNTLIVFSLGGLVIFLPRVEYILVGLTVTMICYVLLNFRYR